Proteins co-encoded in one Kribbella solani genomic window:
- a CDS encoding response regulator: MSIRVLIIDDDPLLRAGLKLMLGGAEDIRVVGEAGDGTGVQGLIDRLAPDVILMDIRMPGTDGLTATEAVRRRPGAPEVVILTTFDADEHVLRALRAGAAGFVLKDTPPAEIVESVRRVVAGQPVLSPAVTKRLITRVADAGQDHRKTKAAARIAELNDREREIAVAVGEGKSNAEISATLYLSVPTVKTHVSRILTKLDLNNRVQIALLVHDAGLLHD, translated from the coding sequence ATGAGTATTCGGGTGCTTATCATCGACGATGATCCGCTGTTGCGTGCTGGGCTGAAGTTGATGCTGGGTGGCGCGGAGGACATTCGGGTGGTCGGCGAAGCCGGGGACGGTACGGGCGTACAAGGGCTGATCGATCGACTCGCGCCGGATGTCATCTTGATGGACATCCGCATGCCCGGTACGGACGGGCTGACCGCGACCGAGGCGGTGCGACGGCGGCCGGGAGCGCCGGAGGTCGTCATCCTGACCACCTTCGACGCCGACGAGCATGTGCTGCGCGCGCTTCGCGCCGGCGCGGCCGGGTTCGTCCTCAAGGACACGCCACCCGCGGAGATCGTCGAGTCGGTACGGCGGGTGGTCGCCGGCCAGCCGGTGCTCTCCCCGGCGGTGACGAAACGCCTGATCACCCGGGTCGCGGACGCCGGCCAGGATCACCGCAAGACCAAGGCGGCGGCCCGGATCGCCGAGCTGAACGACCGCGAGCGCGAGATCGCCGTCGCGGTGGGGGAGGGGAAGTCGAACGCCGAGATCAGCGCGACGCTCTACCTCAGCGTCCCGACGGTGAAGACGCACGTCTCCCGGATCCTGACCAAGCTGGACCTGAACAACCGGGTCCAGATCGCCCTCCTCGTCCACGACGCCGGCCTCCTCCACGACTGA
- a CDS encoding nitroreductase/quinone reductase family protein, whose amino-acid sequence MSAAERTGWLPPRWVKWLAWKIHRGIYNRSGGRLGLSLPRDDEHYGTLHLTVPGRRTGEPRGVILGYFEDGPNLVTMAMNGWEDPEPAWWLNLQAHPDAEVVVADGKRPVRGRAAEGEERTRLWARWQQIDKHLDAWAARRSKPTAVVILEPR is encoded by the coding sequence ATGAGTGCTGCGGAACGGACCGGGTGGCTGCCACCGCGCTGGGTGAAGTGGCTGGCCTGGAAGATCCATCGTGGTATCTACAACAGGAGTGGCGGCCGGCTCGGCCTGTCGCTACCACGAGACGACGAGCACTACGGCACCCTGCACCTGACCGTGCCCGGCCGGCGCACCGGTGAGCCGCGCGGCGTGATCCTCGGGTACTTCGAGGACGGACCGAACCTGGTCACGATGGCGATGAACGGTTGGGAGGATCCGGAGCCTGCCTGGTGGCTGAACCTGCAAGCGCACCCGGACGCCGAGGTTGTCGTCGCCGACGGGAAGCGGCCGGTGCGGGGACGCGCCGCGGAGGGCGAGGAGCGGACCCGGCTGTGGGCCCGCTGGCAGCAGATCGACAAGCACCTCGACGCCTGGGCAGCACGGCGCTCGAAACCCACCGCCGTAGTAATCCTCGAACCGCGCTGA